The sequence TTGAGGATTGAAAGGTGCTTCGATATTGTGGAGACATCGTCGCCGATCAGTTTCGTCAGATCGTTCACGCACCGCTCACCATTTGAAAGCTCATCGACCATGAAGAGCCGGCTCGGATGCGACATCGCCTTTATGATCTTAGCCCTTGCGTCATACCTTGCTTTCAATTTGCCGTTCATATCACATCCTTTACTCTTATCCAGATTC is a genomic window of Candidatus Krumholzibacteriota bacterium containing:
- a CDS encoding winged helix-turn-helix transcriptional regulator is translated as MNGKLKARYDARAKIIKAMSHPSRLFMVDELSNGERCVNDLTKLIGDDVSTISKHLSILKDVGIVADEKRGAQVFYSLRVPCVLNFFSCVESVLKSNAAEQASLVE